ACCAGTCCAGCAGCTAAGGATATTTTGTGcaggtaaaatatttaaatttctttatatatcTGTGTGTTATTAGTGGTTTTATGGAAAGTACTCACATCACAAATGAAAACATCTCACTTTGTGGTTGATAAACTCAGATTATAAGACTTTGAGTTCGAAGTAGTAGAGCAAAATAATTTACATTCcagtttttttcccattttttaacatgagatatttttaaaagattaaaagtaaaatgagCAGAGCATACCATGAAAATGTGGCTAAAGCATTGAAGtagacatgttcagttcagttcagtcactcagtcgtgtcccgactctttgtgacccccatgaaccacagcacgccaggcctccctgtccatcaccaactcccggagtccactcaaacccatgtccattgagtctgtgataccatccaaccatctcatctgaaGTAGACATGGGAGGTCACTAAATAATCATAAGCAGTATAATCCATGATGAAAATGTAATCATGCGTCTTACTGAATAAAGTAAcaaatcatcaaaacaaaaatagaaaaaagtaccAGGAAAAAACAAATGTAATAAAGGAGGCTTGTCTCTCAGCAAATGGCAGTTATGTACAAAAAAGTCTTTATCATTGAAGCTCTGATTACTAAGATAAAAGTCAATAGTAATGTCAAACCCTATACCATGACAGTTTATTTTCAAGTGCCCAGGAAACTAATAAAAATTGGCCAGTTAAATTCCAAATCATAattgcagtattttttaaaatggtaatgaAGTAATGTGTAAAGTTTTGCTAAAATGAAAAGTCACTACCTTAGGCAATTGTtatgaaataagaaatgaaagtaaaTCAGTTAAGGAGTCAactaaagaaatgagaaaagaactATGAAATAGGTAAGAATTGATGTAATtagtatagatagatagatacagttcgtcaatcgtgtccaactctttgcgaccccacggactgtagcctgccaggctcctctgtccatggaattctccaggcaagaatactacatcagttcagttcagtcactcaattgtgtccgattctttgcgaccccgtggactgcagcatgccaggctttcctgcccatcaccaactcccagagcttgctcaaactcatgtccatcaagtcagtgatgccatccaaccatctcatcctctgtcgtccccttctctcctgccttcagcctttcccagtatcagggtcttttccaatgagtcagttcttcgcatgaggtagccaaagtattggagtttcagcttcagcattagtccttccaatgaatattcatgactgattttctttaggatgaactggtttcgtctccttgcaatccaaggagcgagcgtcttttaatttcacggctgcagtcaccatcttcagtgatattggagcccaggaaaataaagtctgtcactgtttaaattgtttccccatctttttgccatgaagtgatgggaccaagggattctcaagagccttctccaacaccacagttcaaaagcatcaattcttcagcactcaactttatagtccaactctcacatccatacatgactactggaaaaaccatagctttgaccagatggacctttatctgctaagaatactacagtgagtagccattcccttctcctggggatcttagcaacccagggatcaaaccccggtctcctgcattgcaggcagattctttaccatctgagccactagggaagccccataatcagtgtgaaaatacacaaaaagtgtaataaattagaaaaaaaaacttttaaattcaaGAGTTCTTGGAAGAACAAAAAAAGATTAAGCAATGGAGAAAACATTTATACAGAATTAGCAGTCAGATTGGGGAATGACAACTGATACAGAgaaattttaaacaattataaAAGTGTTCTTTGTTCATCTCTGCAAAAAATTTTCACAAACCtggataattattttttaaatagcctAAATTAACCCCAGcagagatagaaaaatatatataaataggatgattcagttcagttcagttcagtcgctcagtcgtgtccaactctttgcgaccccatgaattgcagcacaccaggcctccctgtccatcaccagctcctggagttcactcagactcacgtccatcaagtcagtgctgccatccagccatctcatcctcgttcgtccccttcttctcctgcccccaatccctcccaacatcaaagtcttttccaatgagtcagctcttcgcatgaggtggccaaagtactggagtttcagctttagcatcattccttccagagaaatcccagggctgatcttcagaatggactggttggatctccttgcagtccaagggactctcaagagtcttctccaacaccacagttcaaaagcatcaattctttggcgctcagctttcttcacagtccaactctcacatccatacatgaccacaggaaaaaccatagccttaactagatggaccttagttggcaaagtaatgtctctgcttttgaacatgctatctaggttggtcataacttttcttccaaggagtaagtgtcttttaatttcatggctgcaataggATGATTACcacagaagaaattaaggaaGTTGAAGAATGGTCCTGAAAGTTCAATATGTAgaattatttcaaatcttgaagaaaagatttttcttttcaattccaATTTAGCATAAACTTTCCAGATTACATATAGAAGGAAACCAAGAATTTTTCTTGAAGTCGGTGTACTAACACTGCTGTATCCTGtaaatcacacaaaaaaattctATAGACAGTTGGTGTATCTAAACAACACAAAGATGGCTTAACATTAGGAAACGTTATATGTGAATGTGGTAAACACTGATTACCCTTAAGGGAAAAATATCACCTCAGCAGATATTGAAATGggtatttaataaaattcaatatccattaatgcttaaaaaacaaaaatctttcctAAAAGTGGAAATAGTTGGATATTTACTAGTGGTataaaacttaaaagcatttCTATTAAAGCACTGGTCTCTAACCTTTTGggaaccagggaccagttttgtggaagacaaaaaCCAGGGGTTGAAGGGTGGATATGGTTCAAATGGTAATGCAAGTGATGGACCAGTGCTAGTCTATGGCCCAGCACCTTGTATTAAAGGAAAAGACAGGCATTCCCACTATCACTGATATTGTTAAACGGTCTATAAATGTGGGTCAGtgcaattaaatttaaaaaagcataaatatTAGAAAAGGATAGgtcttctccccccccccccacccccgctatACTCATACAGGTGGTGGGGTAGAAGGGGATAattcaatgaaaatgaaacaaaaaaatatgcAGAGCCTGGTTGCTATACTGAAAAGAAACACTTGCTTAGCACAGGTACCGGGGTGGGAGAGATGGCGCATGTGCGAGCGTACAACTGTGGGCACGTACTGGACTGTGGGCACGTACAACTGTGGGGCGCCTCAGCGTAGAAGCGCATGTGCAAGGTGCCGCAAAGCGCATGCGTGCTGCCCACCCAGGAGCACTTGCGCCTCTTCCGTCTCGTGCTCTGCAACCGCGCGCGCTTTCTGGCAAAGCACGCGGTTTTCTCCTTTCGGCTTTTTTTTTCCGCGGCCTTTTGGTCACCAATCCGCTGATTAGTAGCCTCTGAAGAGCCCTCAGCCATGGACTCCCACGAGTCATTCTACGTCACAGACGACCTGGAGTTGTATCCAGAGATTGTGGGGCTGCAGCAAGTGCAGGTGGCGCCCCTCCCTGAGGAGAGCCTCTACGAGGAGACCCCGACTGAGGAGAGCGTCTCTGTGGAGACCATGGGGACTGAGGCGATCAAGGAATACGATGATGTCGCCAGCAATTGGTTCCACGGTGGCCACCACTATCCACCTCTGATTGCGCTGCAGCCTCTTTTTACAAACAGCCCAGCCCAGGGGGACTGCGACCAAGAAGTCATGGTGCAGACGCAGGAGGAGGTGGTGACCTGCTCCCAAACCGAAAGCCTTCAGGCCAGTGACCAGACTATCATCCCAGGCCTCGACGACAGCTACTTTGAGCAGACCTTGGCTCCTCTGTCAGGCTCCAAGTCTTCCTTAGCCTGCAACCGCACCAGGAAGCCCAGCAGCCACGGCCAGAAACGCAACGGTAAGAAGGGTTACCCGGGCGGTGAGGCGACGGCGGCGGGAAGCAGCTCCGGGGCAGGCCCCAAGAAGTGGGAGCAGAAGCAGGTCCAGATCCAAACCCTAGAGGGTCAGTTTTCTGTCACCATGTGGTCTGCAAACAATaagaaagaccctgaggctggacaGACTGAGAACTCAGTTCCTGATTATTCAGAGTACTTGACGGGTAAGAAACTGCCTCCTGAGGGAATTCCTGGCGTTGATCTCTCAGACCCCAAACAACTGGCCGAATTTACTAAAATGAAACCTAAAAAACCCAAAGATGATGTGCCGAAAACAGTAGCTTGCCCTCACACAGGCTGCTTGAAGATGTTCAGGGATAAAGCTGCTTTGAAAAAACATATGCACACCCATGGTCCCAGAGTTCATGTCTGTGCAGAATGTGGCAAAGCTTTTGTTGAGGGCTCAAAATTGAAACGGCATCAGCTGGTGCATACCGGAGAGAAGCCGTTTCAGTGCACCTTTGAAGGCTGCGGAAAACGCTTTTCCCTGGATTTCAACCTGCGTACCCACGTGCGAATCCATACCGGAGATAGGCCCTACGTGTGCCCTTTCAGTTGTTGTAATAGAAGGTTTTCGCAGTCAACTAACCTGAAATCTCATATCTTAACACatactaagaataaaaataaccagTAAAAAGAAGGGAAGACTCTTCCCAGTCTCAGAAAGCATCTTCCAGTTGTGTAATTGAAAATGAATATGCCTCTCTTTCGTATACTGTTTCTAGAAAAGAATTTTGTGACTGACTCCAATATATCTAAGGGTTAAGTTTTGATAGatttagtaaaaaataaaaggtgaaaaaaaaggaaaaaaataattcttcataTAACATTGTTAAGAAGTTTTGTCTTGTTCTGTAGTTTTGTCTTGTTCTGTAATACCATTTGAAAAGTAGGATTTTGTAATGCTTGCTTGTGAATCTCACATCAAAAgactgctctttaaaaaaaaaagactgttctttGTCCAACTGTGATAAAAATGGGACTTTTCACactactttaaaaatgaagttttgcCTATTGTTTCAATTTTTGaagttctgtattttctaaatgttcatgtttatactttttaagaatatgtttagtactaaaaaaagaatatgcttaGTAGTTCTGTGTATGGTTTTTCTGGAAGTAGATAACTTTGCTTGCAGGTTTTCTTTAAATGAGTGAGcagttacatgtatatataacgttttacagtttaaaaaaacttACATAGGTTTTGTTTGCTATCTTAATTTTGGTTGTATTCTTTGATGTTAATGCATGTTATATAACAGTGTTTTAACTGCATTGAATTAGTAGTTTTGAATATTAGATAAGTTGTAGTAGTCAGTTTAAACCTGTTTTAGTCTTTTTACTCCCCCCGCACCCCAAATACTGCCAGgtgctgttgtttagtccttTCTTTGCCTGTTCAGTTAGGGAGTGGTGCTCAGCTGTGGAATACATTGTGTACGTAATGACTTTTACCGTTTGGCATGTAAATCCTTTAtaatagacaaaaaataaaatacctgttctaaagaaaaaaaacttgtcTCTATAAGTATTGTagccagaaaatagagaaaatgggGAGGGTGCTAGTGGCATCTGGTGGATGGGTAGAGGCCAGAGTTGCTGCTAAACATTTTACAATGCACAGATCAGTCCCCTACAGCAAAGGATAATCTGGCCCCAAATGCCAGTAGTGCCACTGTTGAGAAACCTTGCTCCAGAGAAAGTAAAAACGGTAACAAAATTAATTTGGTGCACTGAAAAGCAAATCATTAATGAACAAGAGGTtgtttaaataaaggaaataaaggtaCCCACATTGCAACTTAGCAATCATTGGCAAATGTGAAATCTAGCAGGGTGGTCTGGTACCAGCTGCATCCCTGATAAGAGATAGGAGGCTCCCCAGAGGGTCAACGAATCAGTGTGTCTATGTGCCCCGCTGAGTGTTGCTTGGATGAGAAGAGCCAGGTTTGTACGGTGGGGTCATCCTGGTAAAGAAGAGATAGGATATAACATTTAGGCAGTTCTGTTGGACTGTACCATCCTGAGTAGTTGAGGAGAAAGCTGAATATAGCACATAGGAGTGGTGGCAAATCTAACCAGTGGGGATGGATTTTGTAAAATTGTGAGACTAGCAACAGGGTGTGGAGTGGTGGGAGGGGTGGAATAGCTGTATTCCTAGATTAGTTTCACTAGAGTAAATTCCAGTGGGTCAAAAAATctgaggggtttttttgtttgtttgttttgggtcttaattttgtttttttaattaacctccaattaaaataaataaatttatattttttaaaaaaggagcctgaaaaaaaaaatctatgaaagcAATACAAGAGAACACAGATCTTC
The genomic region above belongs to Ovis canadensis isolate MfBH-ARS-UI-01 breed Bighorn chromosome X, ARS-UI_OviCan_v2, whole genome shotgun sequence and contains:
- the YY2 gene encoding transcription factor YY2, giving the protein MDSHESFYVTDDLELYPEIVGLQQVQVAPLPEESLYEETPTEESVSVETMGTEAIKEYDDVASNWFHGGHHYPPLIALQPLFTNSPAQGDCDQEVMVQTQEEVVTCSQTESLQASDQTIIPGLDDSYFEQTLAPLSGSKSSLACNRTRKPSSHGQKRNGKKGYPGGEATAAGSSSGAGPKKWEQKQVQIQTLEGQFSVTMWSANNKKDPEAGQTENSVPDYSEYLTGKKLPPEGIPGVDLSDPKQLAEFTKMKPKKPKDDVPKTVACPHTGCLKMFRDKAALKKHMHTHGPRVHVCAECGKAFVEGSKLKRHQLVHTGEKPFQCTFEGCGKRFSLDFNLRTHVRIHTGDRPYVCPFSCCNRRFSQSTNLKSHILTHTKNKNNQ